Proteins encoded within one genomic window of Mycolicibacterium monacense:
- a CDS encoding HNH endonuclease signature motif containing protein, translated as MYVRRMLGNELQDAVTALRAAFDAVAACDVDLLDQPNLLAALDDLETLGCQLPTMNHRLLARLQAESTPQQLGAKSWKEVLTVRWRISGSEAHRRLTEASLLAPRQAMTGPSLPPLLPATAAAQSLGCVTGEHVEVIRKAVDKLPAWVDTATREQFEITLVRTAAGVGPKELKEAADLTLFLLDQDGPEPDDTERARKRGVTKYKQRPDGMVDLRATMTPEAWAVWEVLFAKYAAPGMCNPDDPEPCTSGTPSQAQIDNDYRSLAQRQHDAMLAIGRIALMSGDLGQLNGLPVSIIVRTTLQDLESRAGVGTTGGGTVIPIKDVIRMAGHANHYLAVFDRATGSALNLFRTKRIASPAQRIMLIARDGGCTKPGCTIGAYGCQAHHVDADWIDGGNTNVDELGLACGPDNRSVGTNDGWTTRMNDQHEVEWIPPPQLDTGQARINYHHRPERLLTPPGDPDLPGASAEPADTKNIGDTEPNNRAAGEADETRPAKTAAPVAGETRQAPCAEDATTSPADVNETRPVEPGSPIRSADSAGEPGGPAPPQNRAA; from the coding sequence CGACCTCCTGGATCAGCCCAACCTGCTGGCCGCCCTCGACGACCTCGAAACCCTGGGGTGTCAGCTACCCACGATGAACCATCGCCTGCTGGCGCGCCTGCAAGCCGAGTCCACCCCGCAGCAGTTGGGCGCCAAATCCTGGAAAGAGGTGCTCACGGTCCGGTGGCGGATCTCAGGCAGCGAAGCCCACCGACGCCTCACCGAGGCCAGCCTGTTGGCGCCGCGCCAGGCGATGACCGGTCCGTCGCTGCCACCACTGCTACCGGCCACCGCGGCAGCCCAATCGCTCGGGTGCGTCACCGGTGAACACGTGGAGGTCATCCGTAAAGCGGTCGACAAACTGCCCGCATGGGTGGATACCGCCACCCGGGAGCAGTTCGAGATCACCCTGGTGCGCACCGCGGCCGGGGTGGGTCCCAAGGAACTCAAAGAGGCCGCGGACCTCACGCTGTTTCTGCTCGACCAGGACGGTCCCGAACCCGATGACACCGAACGCGCCCGCAAACGCGGGGTCACCAAGTACAAACAGCGCCCTGATGGAATGGTGGATCTGCGTGCGACGATGACCCCGGAGGCGTGGGCGGTGTGGGAGGTGCTCTTCGCCAAGTACGCCGCCCCGGGGATGTGCAATCCCGACGATCCTGAGCCCTGCACCTCCGGGACACCGTCACAGGCCCAGATCGACAACGATTACCGCAGCCTGGCCCAGCGCCAACACGACGCGATGCTCGCGATCGGGCGCATCGCGTTGATGAGCGGTGACCTCGGACAGCTCAACGGACTACCGGTCTCAATCATCGTCCGCACGACCCTGCAGGATTTGGAGTCGCGTGCCGGGGTGGGCACCACCGGCGGCGGCACCGTCATCCCCATCAAAGATGTGATCCGGATGGCCGGGCATGCCAACCACTACCTGGCGGTATTCGACCGCGCGACCGGATCGGCGCTAAATCTGTTCCGCACAAAAAGGATCGCTTCCCCGGCCCAGCGCATCATGCTCATCGCCCGCGATGGTGGCTGCACCAAACCCGGCTGCACCATCGGTGCCTACGGCTGCCAAGCCCACCACGTCGACGCCGACTGGATCGACGGCGGCAACACCAACGTCGATGAACTCGGGCTCGCGTGCGGACCCGACAACCGCAGCGTCGGCACCAACGACGGCTGGACCACCCGCATGAACGACCAACACGAAGTCGAATGGATCCCGCCACCACAACTGGACACCGGCCAGGCCCGCATCAACTACCACCACCGGCCCGAACGCCTCCTCACCCCGCCCGGCGATCCCGACCTGCCCGGCGCATCGGCGGAACCGGCTGACACTAAAAACATTGGCGACACCGAGCCGAACAACCGCGCGGCCGGGGAGGCAGACGAGACCCGCCCCGCGAAGACCGCTGCACCGGTGGCCGGCGAAACCCGCCAGGCTCCCTGCGCGGAAGATGCCACCACTTCACCAGCCGACGTCAACGAGACGCGGCCCGTGGAGCCGGGCTCGCCGATCCGATCCGCCGACAGCGCCGGTGAACCCGGCGGCCCCGCACCCCCGCAAAATCGGGCGGCTTGA
- a CDS encoding type I polyketide synthase, translating to MSRDLGKANQLAPGLPEPVAIVGIGCRLAGDIATPADFWTFLLDGGSRVREVPADRWEPYLRRDPRNAAVLRETTPWGTFLDDLAGFDAEFFGVSPREAELMDPQQRLALEVSWEALEHAGIPPRSLAGSDTAVLMGVNSDDYGKLIMEDLPGIEAWTGIGTSLCGIANRVSHLLDLRGPSVALDAACAASLVAVHQACQLLRTGETSLALAGGVSALIGPGLTRVLDQAGATAPDGRCKSFDADADGYGRGEGAAVVVLKRLADAVRDGDRVIAVVRGGAVAQDGRTVGIMSPNGAAQEDLFRRTCATSGIDPATVGFVEAHGTGTPTGDPVELDALAAVYGARRADGEPCRVGSVKPNTGHLEGGAGVVGLIKAAMALQHEAIPPTAGVRTLTPAVDWASNGLRVPTRVEAWPRRDDVARRAAVCSYGYGGTIAHVLLEEAPVAVRPEAETDAEPVAVPLSGRSSARLIRHAAALADHLRRRPHSVGEVAATLWARRSHEPVRAAVIAHDGADLVTGLDALADDRPTPSVLTGNVLAGAADGAVWVFSGHGSHWPGMGRELLSHEPAFATVIDAVEPVFADELGFSARAALHSGDLGGTDRVQALTFAMQVGLAAVLRERGLHPAAVIGHSVGEVAANVVAGVFDLAHGAAVACYRARGFRSVAGAGAMALVRLPFAEADRRLGDRTDVVAAISASPESTVISGTVEAVEEVSARWTDEGMTVRRVNTDVAFHSPAMDGLTAELARLTAGLAPTKSAGVPLYSTALPDPRSTAPRDPGYWVANLRGRVRFAEAVTAAAEDGHRLFLEVSAHPVVAHSIAETLAHHAIDDHAVVPVLRREQPELPAVAAAVGALYCHGAPVAHRVETEKPWAADLPGTQWVHRRHWRTPAAPPGGRGVHEPDSHTLLGGPMEVTGAVPARVWQTRLDLSTRPYPGDHPVQGTEIVPAAVLLNTFLAAAGTDLADVRLRTPVPPGRARDIQVVSQDRSLALASRVVDDGEDADGGWLTHCTALAAPGGEPALTVLDEDEIRARCPEVLPSTHVVDTLETLGVAAMGFGWQVLDLHRGDGELFARVAADVDGSTPATWAGLLDAATSAASTIFDGPPRLRMPARIERVHVHDKPPAVALLHVRRRDAGTVTDVVLAEESGAVSVSLTGMAFEELENPSGRDTARLLHHVAWQPVAWPDADLPAEVVLVGGDAATRAFVTRDLDEAGVPHRSVGHATELGALPSGSVVLVLPRADETPQTSAELVLSTVQHLDASGARTRLWVLTSDVHEGVNPAHAPLWGMARVAAAEHPHLWGGVLDITGDRLPVRALGALHGHGVVVVRDGVAYAARLAHAGPGEAAPLQCSPGGTYLITGGTGVLGLRLAQRLADLGARRLVLVSRSGIPERSAWRDHSDREVVAVVSALEQRGVSVKVAAVDVGAPGAATALRSALVDLPPVRGVIHAAGVEAGALLATTTADDLDAAMRPKVAGLNTLHELFPPGELDWMVLFSSCGYLAGFPGQGAYACGNAYLDAFARHRRRLGDRTTSVAWTAWRGMGMGSASGFVAAQLDALGMGTVGLDDAMRALDSAMRDDDPNVVVLPVLPSAASVPILADVAPTESAEPVADRGDEDVAEWAARQVLTAVSSELGCAADDVDLRLPLVEIGVDSIMTVALRRRLEKQTGLSLPPTLLWEYPTAAAVTDRITELLMAEDSSAA from the coding sequence ATGTCGAGGGACTTAGGCAAGGCTAACCAATTGGCACCCGGCCTCCCCGAACCCGTCGCGATCGTCGGCATCGGCTGCCGGCTGGCCGGCGACATCGCGACCCCCGCGGACTTCTGGACGTTCCTGCTAGACGGGGGCAGTCGCGTGCGCGAGGTGCCCGCGGACCGCTGGGAGCCCTATCTGCGGCGCGACCCCCGCAACGCCGCGGTGCTGCGCGAGACGACGCCGTGGGGCACCTTCCTCGACGACCTGGCCGGTTTCGACGCCGAATTCTTCGGTGTCTCACCGCGTGAAGCCGAACTGATGGATCCGCAGCAGCGACTGGCGCTCGAAGTCTCCTGGGAGGCACTCGAACACGCCGGGATTCCGCCGCGCTCGCTGGCCGGCAGCGACACCGCGGTGCTGATGGGCGTGAACTCCGACGACTACGGCAAGCTCATCATGGAGGACCTGCCGGGGATCGAGGCGTGGACCGGGATCGGCACGTCGCTGTGCGGTATCGCCAACCGCGTCTCGCACCTGCTCGATCTGCGCGGCCCCAGCGTCGCACTCGATGCGGCGTGCGCGGCCTCGCTGGTGGCCGTGCACCAGGCGTGCCAACTGCTGCGGACGGGGGAGACGTCGCTGGCGCTCGCCGGCGGTGTCAGCGCACTGATCGGGCCCGGTCTGACCCGGGTCCTCGACCAGGCGGGGGCGACCGCGCCCGACGGCCGGTGCAAGAGCTTCGACGCCGACGCCGACGGCTACGGCCGCGGTGAGGGCGCCGCGGTCGTGGTGCTCAAGCGGTTGGCCGACGCCGTGCGGGACGGTGACCGGGTGATCGCCGTCGTCCGCGGTGGGGCGGTGGCCCAGGACGGACGCACGGTCGGCATCATGTCGCCCAACGGCGCCGCCCAGGAGGACCTGTTTCGGCGCACCTGTGCGACCTCCGGAATCGACCCGGCGACAGTCGGATTCGTCGAGGCGCACGGGACCGGCACGCCGACCGGCGATCCGGTCGAACTCGACGCGCTCGCCGCCGTGTACGGGGCGCGGCGGGCCGACGGTGAACCGTGCCGCGTCGGATCGGTCAAACCCAACACCGGTCACCTCGAGGGCGGGGCCGGGGTGGTGGGGTTGATCAAGGCGGCGATGGCGCTGCAGCACGAGGCGATCCCCCCGACCGCCGGTGTCCGCACACTCACCCCGGCCGTGGACTGGGCGTCGAATGGACTGCGGGTTCCGACCCGGGTCGAGGCGTGGCCGCGTCGCGACGATGTCGCGCGCCGGGCCGCGGTGTGCAGCTACGGCTACGGCGGCACCATCGCCCATGTCCTGCTGGAAGAGGCGCCGGTCGCCGTACGCCCGGAGGCGGAGACGGACGCCGAACCCGTGGCCGTCCCGCTGTCGGGGCGGTCGTCCGCGCGCCTGATCCGCCACGCCGCCGCTCTCGCCGATCACCTTCGGCGGCGACCACATTCGGTGGGAGAGGTGGCCGCGACCCTGTGGGCGCGGCGCTCCCACGAACCGGTGCGCGCCGCGGTGATCGCACACGACGGCGCCGACCTGGTGACCGGGCTCGACGCGCTCGCCGACGACCGCCCGACACCGTCGGTTCTCACCGGCAACGTACTCGCGGGTGCGGCCGACGGTGCGGTGTGGGTGTTCTCCGGACACGGATCGCACTGGCCCGGCATGGGTCGCGAACTGCTCTCGCACGAACCGGCTTTCGCGACGGTCATCGACGCGGTGGAACCGGTGTTCGCCGACGAACTCGGGTTCTCGGCGCGTGCCGCGCTGCACAGCGGTGACCTCGGCGGAACCGATCGCGTGCAGGCGCTGACGTTCGCGATGCAGGTCGGCCTGGCCGCGGTGCTGCGCGAGCGCGGTCTGCATCCGGCCGCGGTGATCGGCCACTCCGTCGGTGAGGTGGCCGCCAACGTGGTCGCCGGTGTCTTCGACCTCGCCCACGGGGCCGCGGTGGCCTGCTACCGCGCACGGGGCTTCCGATCGGTGGCCGGCGCGGGGGCGATGGCCCTGGTCCGTCTTCCCTTCGCCGAGGCCGACCGGCGCCTGGGCGACCGCACCGATGTGGTGGCGGCGATCAGCGCCTCACCGGAGTCGACGGTCATCTCGGGCACCGTCGAAGCGGTCGAGGAGGTGTCGGCGCGCTGGACCGACGAGGGGATGACGGTGCGCCGGGTGAACACCGACGTGGCGTTCCACAGCCCGGCGATGGACGGATTGACCGCCGAACTCGCCCGTCTCACAGCAGGTCTGGCGCCGACGAAGTCCGCCGGCGTGCCGCTGTACTCCACCGCGCTGCCCGACCCCCGGTCGACCGCACCACGCGACCCCGGCTACTGGGTGGCCAACCTGCGTGGCCGGGTGCGCTTCGCCGAAGCCGTGACCGCCGCGGCCGAGGACGGACACCGGCTGTTCCTCGAGGTGTCGGCGCATCCGGTGGTCGCGCACTCCATCGCGGAGACGCTGGCGCACCACGCGATCGACGACCACGCGGTCGTGCCGGTGCTGCGGCGCGAACAGCCCGAGCTGCCTGCCGTCGCCGCCGCCGTCGGAGCGCTGTACTGCCACGGCGCACCGGTCGCGCACCGGGTCGAGACCGAAAAACCCTGGGCCGCAGATCTTCCCGGAACGCAGTGGGTGCACCGGCGACACTGGCGCACGCCCGCCGCGCCCCCTGGCGGTCGCGGTGTGCACGAGCCGGATTCGCACACCCTGCTCGGCGGCCCGATGGAGGTGACCGGGGCGGTGCCCGCACGGGTGTGGCAGACACGGCTGGACTTGTCGACGCGGCCCTACCCGGGCGACCACCCGGTGCAGGGCACCGAGATCGTGCCCGCCGCCGTCCTGCTGAACACGTTCCTCGCCGCCGCCGGAACGGATCTGGCCGACGTGCGGTTGCGCACACCCGTGCCGCCGGGACGCGCGCGCGACATCCAGGTGGTGTCGCAGGACCGCTCGCTGGCCCTGGCGTCCCGGGTGGTCGACGACGGCGAGGACGCCGACGGTGGCTGGTTGACCCACTGCACCGCGCTGGCCGCGCCGGGTGGGGAACCCGCGCTGACCGTGCTCGACGAGGACGAGATCCGCGCGCGGTGTCCGGAGGTGTTGCCGTCGACTCATGTCGTGGACACGTTGGAGACCCTCGGCGTGGCCGCGATGGGATTCGGTTGGCAGGTGCTCGACCTGCACCGCGGTGACGGTGAGCTCTTCGCGCGTGTCGCGGCCGATGTCGACGGATCGACGCCGGCGACGTGGGCGGGACTGCTCGACGCCGCGACCTCGGCGGCCTCGACGATCTTCGACGGTCCGCCGCGACTGCGCATGCCCGCCCGGATCGAACGGGTGCACGTCCACGACAAACCACCTGCCGTCGCGCTGCTGCACGTACGCCGCCGCGATGCGGGCACCGTCACCGACGTGGTACTCGCCGAGGAGTCCGGTGCGGTCTCGGTGTCCTTGACCGGCATGGCATTCGAGGAGCTCGAGAATCCCAGCGGCCGCGACACGGCGCGGCTGTTGCACCACGTCGCGTGGCAACCGGTCGCATGGCCGGACGCCGACCTGCCTGCCGAGGTGGTGCTCGTCGGCGGGGACGCCGCTACGCGGGCCTTCGTCACCCGCGACCTCGACGAGGCCGGTGTGCCGCACCGATCTGTCGGTCACGCAACGGAACTCGGCGCGCTCCCGAGCGGGTCGGTGGTGCTCGTGCTGCCGCGCGCCGACGAGACACCGCAGACGTCGGCCGAACTCGTGCTCAGCACGGTGCAGCATCTCGACGCGTCCGGTGCTCGAACCAGGTTGTGGGTGCTGACCTCCGACGTGCACGAAGGCGTCAACCCGGCGCACGCCCCGCTGTGGGGAATGGCGCGGGTGGCGGCGGCCGAACATCCACACCTGTGGGGCGGCGTGCTCGACATCACCGGGGACCGGTTGCCGGTGCGGGCGCTCGGCGCGCTGCACGGGCACGGTGTGGTGGTGGTGCGCGACGGCGTCGCGTACGCGGCGCGGTTGGCCCACGCCGGACCGGGGGAGGCGGCGCCGCTGCAGTGCTCGCCGGGCGGTACCTACCTGATCACCGGCGGCACCGGCGTGCTGGGGCTGCGGCTGGCGCAGCGCCTGGCCGACCTGGGGGCGCGGCGTCTGGTGCTGGTGTCGCGGTCTGGCATTCCCGAGCGCAGCGCATGGCGCGACCACAGCGACCGGGAAGTGGTCGCCGTGGTCTCCGCCCTCGAACAGCGGGGGGTGTCGGTGAAGGTGGCGGCCGTCGACGTCGGCGCACCCGGAGCGGCCACCGCGCTGCGGTCGGCGCTGGTCGACCTGCCGCCGGTGCGCGGAGTCATTCACGCCGCGGGCGTGGAAGCCGGTGCGCTGCTGGCCACGACGACCGCGGACGATCTCGACGCGGCGATGCGGCCGAAGGTCGCCGGGCTCAACACGCTGCACGAGCTGTTCCCGCCCGGCGAGCTGGATTGGATGGTGCTGTTCTCGTCGTGCGGCTATCTGGCGGGCTTCCCCGGCCAGGGTGCCTACGCCTGCGGCAACGCCTACCTCGACGCCTTCGCCCGCCACCGCCGCCGCCTCGGCGACCGGACCACCAGCGTCGCGTGGACGGCGTGGCGGGGTATGGGCATGGGCTCGGCCTCCGGATTCGTCGCCGCCCAGCTCGACGCGCTCGGGATGGGCACGGTGGGACTCGACGACGCGATGCGGGCGCTGGACTCGGCGATGCGCGACGACGACCCCAACGTGGTGGTGTTGCCGGTGCTGCCGTCGGCGGCATCGGTGCCGATCCTCGCCGACGTCGCGCCCACCGAATCCGCGGAGCCGGTCGCGGACCGCGGTGACGAGGACGTCGCGGAGTGGGCGGCTCGCCAGGTGCTCACCGCGGTCTCCTCCGAACTCGGTTGCGCCGCAGATGATGTCGACCTACGGCTGCCGTTGGTGGAGATCGGTGTCGACTCCATCATGACCGTCGCCCTGCGGCGCCGGCTGGAGAAGCAGACCGGGCTGTCGCTGCCGCCGACTCTGCTGTGGGAGTACCCGACCGCCGCGGCGGTGACCGACCGAATCACCGAACTGCTGATGGCCGAGGACTCTTCAGCCGCGTAA